The Magnetospirillum sp. XM-1 genomic interval GGTGGTCAGGGTCTTGGCCTGGGTGGCGGTCAGGCCGCCGATGCCGGTGGTCGACAGCGCGTTCAGGTTGGTGGTGCTGAGCGCCGCCACCTGGGTGGTGTTAAGCCCGGCCACCTGGGTGGTGGACAATTGGCCGGCATTGGTGGTGGTCAGCGCGTTCAGCTGCACCGTGGTCAGGGCGCGCAGCTCGGTGACCGTCAACGACGAGGCGTTGGTGGTGGACAGCGCGGAGATCTGGGTGGTGGACAGCGCATTGATCTGGGCAGCGTTCAGCGCCGCGATGTCGGTGGTTTCGAACGCGTTCAGCTGGGTGGTGCTCAGCCCGGAAATCTGGGTGGCGTTCAGCGCACGGACCTGGGTCACGGACAGCGCGCCCACATTGGCGCCGGCCAGGGCGTTCAGCGTGGTGGTGTTCAGGCCGGAAACCTGCGCCGCGGTCAGGGCGCTGGACTGGGACGTGGTCAGCTCGCCCACATTGGTGGTGGTCAGCGCGTTCAGCGCCGTCACCTTCAGATTGGCGACGTCGGTGGTCTCCAGGGCGCCCAGCGTGGTGGTGTTCAGGCCGCCCACCTGGGTGGAGGTCAGGCTTCCGACCTGGGCGATGCTCAGGCCGGCGACGCTGGTGGTCGATAGGGCGTTCAGGGCCGAGGTCGACAGGCTGCCGACCTGCGAGGTCTGAAGGGCGCCGACCTGGGTGGTGGACAGCTCGGCCGCCGCGGTGGTGGACAGATTGGCCAGCTGGGTGCCGCTCAGCGCCTTGATCTCGGTGGCGGTGAGGCTGCCCGCCAGGGTCGAGCTCAAATTGGCCAGCTGGGTGGTGGTCAGCTGGGCGACCTGCGCGGTGCTCAGGCCGGCGAAGTCGGTGGTCTCGAGCGCATTGACCTGGGTGGTGGTCAGGCCCTGCAGCTGGGTGCCCGTCAGGGCGCGCACCTGCGTCAGGCTCAGCCCGGCGATGCTGGTGGTCTTGAGCGCGTTCAGCGTGGTGGTGTTCAGGCTGCCCAGCTGAAGGGTGCCCACCGAACTCAGCTGAGACGTGGTCAGCGTGTTCAGCGCGGTGGTGCTCAGGGAGTTGATCACCGCGGCGGAGAGCGCCCCGGTCTGGGTCGAGCTCAACGACGACACCTGGGTCGAGGTCAGCGAGGCCGACTGGGTGGTGGTCAGGCCGCGCAGCTGCAGCGTGTTCAGCGCCGCCAGGGCGGTCGAGGACAGCTGTCCCAGATTGGTGGTGTTGAATCCGGCCAGCAGGGCGGAATTGAGGCCGCCCACCTGGGTCGCGGTCAGCTGGCCGACATTGGTGGTCGACAGGGCGTTGAGCAGGGTGACGCTCAGCGCGCCGATCTCGGCGCTGGTCAGGGCGCCGAGCGAGGTGGTGGTCAGCGCCCCCGACTGGGTGGTGGTCAGGCTGCTCAGCGACGAGGTCGCCAGCGCCGCCAGATCGGTGGATTCCAGGGCGTTCAGGTTGGTGGTGTTCAGCGAGCCGACCTGGGTCGAGGTCAGACTCTGGGCCTGGGTGGTGGTCAGGGCCGCCAGATTGGTGGTGTTCAGCGCGTTCAACGCGGCGCTCGACAGCCGCGCGACCTGGGTCGCGCTGAGGCCGGAGACCTGCGAGGAGGACAGGCTGGCAAATTGGGTGGTGGACAGGCCGCCGATCTGGGTAGCGGTCAGGGCATTGAGTTCGGTGGTCGACAGCGCAGCCGTCTTGGTGGTCGACAGGCCGGACAGCTGGGTGGTGGAAAGACCGGCGACCTGGGCGCCGCTCAGGCTGGACAGGCCGGTGGTGGTGAGCGAGTTGAGGCTGGTGGTCGAGAGGGTGGCGACGTGCGAGGTCTTGAGTGCGGCGAGCTGGGTGGTGCTGAGGACGGCGACGTCGGTGGTTTCAAGCGAGCCGATGAGCGTGGTGCTGATCGAGGAGAGCTGGGTGGTGGTCAGGCCGGCGACGGCCGTGGACGACAGCGCCGCCATGTCCGACGTCGAGAAGACGCCGAGCTGGGTGGCGTTGAGCACCCCTAGCTGGGCCGCGTCGAACACGATCTGCGTGTTGTCGAATGCCGCGACCTGGGTCGAACTGAGCACACTCAGCTGAGATGTGCTGAGTGCGGCAATGTCGGTGGTTTCCAGTGCCTGGATCTGGGTGACGGTGAGCTGCGTGAGCTGCGTCGAAGCCAGAGCCGCGATGTCTGTGGTGTTCCAGCCCGCGACTGTCGTAGTCGACAACCCCGGAATCGCTGTTGCAGCGAGGAATGTGACTGAAGAAACCACGGCTACCCCCTTTCTGGAGATTTATGCGCCGCTTCGGACGCCCGCTCGCAAAAAATATATTGGCACTCAGGTTAATTAACTACCAAAACGCAGGCCCGTAAGCAATGAATTTATCCGGGCTCGAGTCGAGCAATCCCATTGGAATCTCCCGGTTTCTGCCGACGGCGCAATAAGACACGATACTTTTTGCATAGCGCCCGCGAGGCCCGAAATTGGGTATGTCGGGTCAAGCCTGTAGGGCGCGCATCTTCTCGATTTTCAACTGACCATCGGTCTCGCGGCTGTAGTTCTCGTCCATCCTGGCGCCGGGATAGGCTTTCATGTTCGATGTCCGGCCCAGCGTATGCAACGGCGCGCCCTCGATCTCGGCGCAGCCCGATTTCTGGCACGAATCCAGCGGCAGCGAGGCCATGTAGTCTTCCGTGTCCTGCATCTGCGCCGCCGTTTCGCCGGGCAGGCCGAAGGTGAACGTTCCGTGCAGCGTCATTCCCACCCGCTTGATCTCGAAGGCGACTTTGCGGGCTTCTTCCAGGTTCAGCTTCTTGTTGACGATATTGTCGACCACGTCCTGGTTGCCGCTCTCGAAGCCGATCTTGACGCCGAAGCAGCCGCTGTCCTTCATTTCCTGCCACATGCCGAAGCTGACGGTGTCGGCACGGCACATGGCCGACCACGGCACGTTCAGCTTGCGCATGACCTTGCACATCTTCTCGACGTGGCGATCACCCAGGTTGAAGGTGTCGTCGTCGAAGTAAATGGAGCGGAAGCCGTACTTCTGGACCAGCTCGGTCAGGAAGGCTTCCATGTAATCGGCCGAATACTGGCGCACGATGCGCTTGCCGCCGCCGTCCGGATCGTTGGAGGTCATGGTGGCGGGCCAGACGCAGAAGATGCACTTGTAGGGGCAGCCTCGGCTGGACAGCACCTGGGCCTGGGGGAATTGCTGGCCGTGCGGATTGGTGTCGCAATAGCGGTGCGCGATGATGTCGTCGAAATAGGGGAAGGGGGCCGAATTCATCTCGGCGACGCTCAGCAGGTCGAAATCCACCACGCCGTTGGCGCCGTTCAGCGCCTTGATGACCCCCTTCTCGTACTCGCCGCGCACGGTGGCCTGGATGTTGGGGGCCTCGTCCAGCAAGGCCTCGCCGTGGCTGGTGATGGGGCCGGTGACGATGAAGCGGGTGTGGGGCAGCCGCCGGGCGATCTCGGCGATCACCCCCTTGTCGTGGTCCCAGCTGGGTGAGGCGGATTCCATGACGATGTATTGGAAGCGCTCGGCTTCCAGATACTCATAGTATTTATCGTAGGATTCGCGCATGGCGATGGAATCGCGGAACGCCACCTGCGCTCCCGATTCCCTGGCGCACCAGGTGGCGGCGTGGCCCAGGAAGAACGGATAGGGCAGGTAGGAGCCGAACTGCCACTCGTCGGGGCCGTGGGGCAGATAGAAGGTGAAGGGCCAGCGCGAACCGGCCCGCACGCCGGCGCGGTGCACCAGGGCTTGGGCGCCGTTGGGCAGGGGGTAGAGGGCTTGGCCTTGCCACCACGGGGGATTGCTGAACAGGACCTTCATGGGTGCCGTCCTCCTTCAAGGGGCCGTTTGCCAGGACAGCAGGGTGTCCACCAGGCATTTGGCGCCGCGGGTCTCCCCCCATCGGATCGATGCCTGCCGGGCGAGGCCGGCCAGTCGGTCGTAGTCGTCGAGGGCGGCGACGATGGCGGCGAAAACACCGTCGGCTCCCTCTTCCCTGAATATTGTGCCGGGCTCTTCGAATTCACGGATCACCGAATGCATGGTGGTGCCCTCGGGAACCACCACCGGGATGGCGTTGGCCATGGCCTCGCTGACCACCGCGGAATAGGACGCGATGAAGCGGTTGCGGTTGTAGGGGCAGACGATCAGGTCGGACTGCTCCAGCAGGCTTGCCCACAGGGCGCTGTCGGCGGCCCGTTCGTCCAGCACCAGCCGGGAATCGGCCGCCGCCATGGCGCGCAGCTCTGCCTGCGGGGCGGTCATGCCCTGGGGCTCGCCGTTATGGACCAGGACCCGGACGTCGTCGCGCTCGGCCAGCAGGCGGGCGACGATGGCCGGCACCTTGTCGAAGCCCTTGTCCGGCCGCTGGTGCCCCAGGAAGGACACGGTCAGCGGCCGCGCCGCCCCCCGGCGGTCGAGGCGTTGGCAGATCGCCTGTTGCGGCAGCGGCAGCGTGCCGACGGGGAAATCCAGCAGCATCTGGTAAACGGACGAGGACTGGGCGTCGAAGGTGGCCAGCCGCAGCCATTTCCGGTCGGTCTCGGACAGGGTGCGGGCGGTGTAGCGGTACAGCACGGCGCGGGAATCGATCCGGGGGTCCATGGCGGCGAAGCGCAGGCCGTCGGGGGTTTCCGAAGCCAGAAGGCCGGGATCGGTGCCGAACTCCACGACCACCGTCGGGCGCTGGTCCTCGGGGCGCGACTGGGCCCAGCGGACCACTCCCATGAGCTGCGGCGGCTGCACCGAGTTGAAATAGAGCATGTGCTCGGGCCCGATGCCCTCGATGCGGTTCAGGTCGTCGGCCAGGCCCTGGGCGACGATCTGGAAATTGGTCAGCCAGCCGCACACCGGGTCCGTGTCGTAAAGCCCGTAGGTGTGGAAGCGGAACCACGGAACCGCCGCCAGCTCGTCGCGCAAGGCGGATTCCATCTCGGCGTGGCCGAACACCGCGCAGCCCATGTCGCGCCCGCGCACCTCGGCCGAAATATGGCGGGCCGAATTGGCGTGGTGGCCAAGGTTGTTCATCAGTCCGGTGTCGAAGTAGACCAGCATCATCCGGCCGTCCCGTTGCGCGGCAGCCGTTCCGCCATGGCGTCGTGGATCTCGGCCAGGATGCGTCGGATGTCGTAGGTGAAATTCCAGCCAGGGTAATCGGCCTTGAAGCGCTCGACGCTGCTGATCCACCAGATGTGGTCGCCGACGCGGTTGGTGTCGGAATAGGTCCAGTTCATGGGCCGCCCGGTCAGTTCCTCGCACAGGGCGATGGCTTCGAGCATGGAGCAGTTGGAGTGGCGCGAGCCCCCCATGTTGTAGACCGCCCCCGATTTCGGCGACTGGAAGACGTGCCAGAAGGCGTTGACCAGATCGGCGGAATGGATGTTGTCCCTGACCTGCTTGCCCTTGTAGCCGAGCACCGTATAGGGATCGCCGGTGACGGCGCATTTGACCAGATAGGACAGGAAGCCGTGCAGCTGCGCCCCCGAATGGCCCGGCCCGGTCAGGCAGCCGCCGCGGAAGCAGGCGGTCTTCATGCCGAAATAGCGGCCGTATTCCTGGACCAGAAGGTCGCCGGCCACCTTGGACACTCCGAACAGCGAGTGGGTGCAGGCGTCGATGGGCATGCTCTCGTCGATGCCGTGCTTCGCCCAGGGATGGGCGGGGTCCAGCTCCCAGCGGGTTTCCCGCTCCACCAGCGGCAGGGCGTTGGGCGTGTCGCCATAGACCTTGTTGGTGCTGCAATGGATGAAGCAGGCATCCGGGCAATGCTTGCGCACCGCTTCCAGCATCACCATGGTGCCGTTGGCGTTGACGGTGAAATCCACCTGCGGCTCCTGGGCCGCCCAGTCGTGGGACGGCTGGGCCGCGGTGTGGACCACCGCCTGGATGGCCTTGCCGTAGCGGGCGAAAATGGCGTCGATGGCGGCACAATCGCGGATGTCGGCCTCGCAATCCACATAGCCCTTGACGGTGCGGCGCAATTCGCCGCGCGCCCAGGCGGTGCTGGCCGTCTCGCCGAAGAAATAGCGGCGCATGTCGTTGTCGATACCGACCACGGTGAAGCCGCGGGCGCCGAAGAAGCGGGTCGCTTCGGCGCCGATCAGCCCTCCCGAACCGGTAATGATGACGACGCTCATGGTTCCTCCCGGCGGCTCAGGCGAACATCGGGGCCAGCATGGCCCGATGGTCCAGCAGCCAGGCGTGGATGTCGCCCAGCACGGTTTCGACGTCGCGCCGCGGCGTCCAGCCGCTGGCTTCGGTGATGGCGGCGTTGTCGGTGACGTAATAGGGGACGTCGGCGTCGCGGGTCTGGGGGGCCGAGCCCAGCGCCACCTCGCGCCCCGAGATGCGGCGGCAATGACCGGTCAGCTCGCGCAGCGAGACGGAGACGCCCGGGCCGCCGCCCACGTTGAAGACGCCCTGGGAAAAGCGCTCCATGTCGGCCATCTGCAGGCGCACGAGATCGTAGAGATCGTCCACGTGCAAGATGTCGCGCACCTGGCGGCCGTGGCCGCCGAAACCCATGTAGCCCAGCGGGCCGCCGAACACGTGCCGCGCCATCCACAACACGATGACGCCCTGGTCCACCTTGCCCATCTGCCAGGGGCCGGTCAGCACGCCGCAGCGGTTGATCACCGCCTTCAGGCCGTAAAGCGCCCGGTATTCCTCGATCAGCAGTTCCGAGGCCAGCTTGGTGGCGCCGTAGATGGAGCGGCTGCCCGACAGGGGGAAGTCGGCCGTGATGCCGGCTTCGGACCAGCCCGGTCCATGGGCGCCCGGCGGAATCACCAGCCGCTCGCCCCGTTCCTCGAGCGGAATGGCCCGCAGGCTGGCGATGGGATAGACCCGGCTGGTGGACAGGAACACCATGGCGGCCCCCGAGCGCCGCGCGTATTCCAGGCAGTTCACCGTGCCCAGCAGGTTGGTGTTGACCACATAGGCCGGGTTGCCGTCATAGCCGGCATGGACGCTGGGCTCGGCCGAGCATTCGATCACCAGGTCGGCGGGACCCAGGGCGGCCAGATCCTCGGCGCAGCGCACGTCGCCATGCTCGAACCCGACGCCGCCCTGGCGCAGGCGCGTCAAGGTCAGTTCGCTGCCGCGGCGCTTGAGATTGTCGAAGGCCACCACCTCGGCATCGCCCATGTCGCGCTTCAGCGCCATGGCGATATTCGAGCCGACGAACCCCGCTCCACCCGTTACGACTATTCTTGTCCGGTTCATGCTGGAGGCTCTGGAAACCGGCCGGTCATTCTTCCGGCCATCGTTGAAACTCGCCTTTATCGCCCGGGAATCCATAAGACTTCATTAAGTGGGCGGGACGGGTGGGATTGGAATAATACCATTTTAAATATGGGAATTATGGTAATTCGGTACCGGTATGCGTATTTTGCATCGACGCATGCGAATTGGTCGATTCTCGGCCCAAGGTGGTCGCCGTAAGGTGGGGGCAAGCGAAAAACACCAAGACCGAGGACCCCGCCATGACCCTGCACCAGCTGACCCACTCTGCCACCGTCGAGTTCGACTTCCGCCTGGGCGACATTGCGCGCCGCGTCGTCGCCAAGCTCCGGGATTTCGCCGCCGCCCGCCGCCTGGAGCGCGAGCTGGCCATGCTCGACCACCGCGAGATCGCCGACCTGACGTACCGCCGCTAGGACTTTTCCTTCGCGTTCATCCTCCCCCCAGGATGACCTTAGGCCGGTTCCCTCGACGGGAGCCGGCCTTTTCTTTGCCCGCCGCCGCGATGCGGGGTTAGAATCCCCGTATGCCGGCTTCACGCGGGGATTGATGAGCGACCAGGATTTCCTAGCCGTCCTGCAGCAGGGCTATCAGGCCCTCAACGAGCAGCGCGTCGCCGACGCCGCGCTTCTGCTCGAGCCGCTGATCGCCGCCCACCCCGACGAGCCCAACCTGCGCCGTCTGGCCGTCCTTCTGCGCTTTGGCCAGGGGCGGACGGAGGAGGCGGCCGGGGCCCTGCTGGAACTGGGGCGGGACGCGCCCGGCGACCAGTGGGTCTGGGCGACGCTGCTGCAGTACCTCGCCGAGGCGGGGCAGGGGGCGCGGGCCATCGCCCTGTGCCGTGAGGCCCTGGCCGCCCAGCCGGGCATGAGCGACGTGGTCCGGCGGGTGGCGGCGGCGGCGATCAGGCTGGGCGATTACGACACGGTGCGGCGCATGGTGGCCATCGGGCCGGCGGGCGATCCCGCGCTGCGCTATTATCTCGGCAATCTGGTGCTGCGCAGCGGCGACTGGGCGGGCGGGTTCGAGCTTTACGAGAACCGCTGGGCGGCCGAGGGCGCCGAACGCTTCCAGCCTGACTGGACCGGCGCGCCCGATCCCACCGGCATCCTGCTGGTCTATGACGAGCAGGGCTTCGGCGACACCTTGCAGTTCCTGCGCTATCTGCCGGCGTTGAAGCGGCGCTTCGAGGGCCGGGTGGTGCTTCGCGTGCAGGCGCCGCTGGTCCCGCTGGTGGAAGAGATGGCCGATCAGGTGATCGTGCGCGGCCAGCCCGCCAGCGTCATCGTCAAGCCGCCGGGCACCACCTCCATATCCTGCACGCCGCTGATGTCGGCGCCCTGGCTGCTGAACCGCCTGGGCGAGTGGGTCGGCGTCGCCTCGCCGCCCTATTACCGGCCGCCCAAGGCCCTGGTGGAGCGGGCGGCGGCCCTGCTGGGGCCAAAGGGGCGGCGCCCCCGGGTGGGGCTGGTCTGGAAGGGCGTGTCCCGCGCCATCCCCTTCGCCACGTTGGCGCCCCTGCTTGACGACGACAGGGTCGAATGGGTCAGCCTGCAATATGGCGAGCAACCGGGGAACCCTGCGCTGCGCGACACCATGGGCGGCAACGGGTTGGAGCAGGTGGCGGGCCTGTGCGCCCATCTCGACCTGGTGGTGACGGTGGACACCTCGACCGCCCATCTGGCCGCGTCCCAGGGGGTTCCCACCTGGATCATGCTGGACAAGGTGTGTTGCTGGCGTTGGACCGACCGGGGCGAGACCAGCGAATGGTACGAAAGCGTGCGGCTGTTCCGCCAGGAGGTCCAGGGCGACTGGCCGGGCGTGGTCGCCCGGCTCCAGACCGCCCTGGCCGAACGGTTCAGCTGATCGCCTTTTCCAGCACGGCGGCGAAGAAGCCGTCGGTGCCGTGGGCCAGGGGCGACAGCCGCAGCCAGGGCCCCGGCACCGGGCAGGGCGTGCCCGCCAGCTCGGTCCAGATCTCGGGTACCGGAACCGGGCGGTAGTCGGGATGGGCGGCCAGGAAGGCCTCGACCCGTTCCTCGTTCTCTTCGCGCATGATGGAGCAGGTGGCGTAGATCAGCCGCCCGCCCGGCTTGGTCAGGCGCGCCGCGCTTTCTAAGATGGCGCCCTGGCGGGCCACCAGTTCCAGCAGGTCGGTCTCGGCAAACTGCCATTTGGCGTCGGGGTTGCGGCGCCAGGTGCCGGTGCCGGTGCACGGCGCGTCCACCAGCACCCGGTCGAAGGACCCGGCCGAGCGCTTGATCCACTTGTCGGACTCGCCCTCGATCACCCGGCGGGTGACGTTGTGGACGCCGGCGCGGCGCAGGCGGTCCTGGGCACGGTCGACCCGCCACTCGGCCACGTCGCAGGCCACCAGACGCCCCTTGTTCTGCATGGACGCAGCGAGCGCCAGGGTCTTGCCGCCGGCGCCGGCGCAGTAATCCACCACCGCCTGTCCCGGCTTGGGATCGGTGAGCAGGGCCACCAGCTGCGAACCCTCGTCCTGCACCTCGATCAATCCGTTGCGCCATGCCTGGACCTGAACCAGGGGCACGCGGGCGTAAAGGCGCAGGCCGATGGGCGACAGGGCGGTGGGCTCGGACTTGATGCCTTCCTTGGCCAGGGCGCGGATGGCATCTTCGCGCGTCGCCTTCAAGGTGTTGACGCGCAGGTCCAGCGGCGCCTCGTCGCGCATGGCGCCCATCTCGGATTCC includes:
- a CDS encoding NAD-dependent epimerase/dehydratase family protein — its product is MALKRDMGDAEVVAFDNLKRRGSELTLTRLRQGGVGFEHGDVRCAEDLAALGPADLVIECSAEPSVHAGYDGNPAYVVNTNLLGTVNCLEYARRSGAAMVFLSTSRVYPIASLRAIPLEERGERLVIPPGAHGPGWSEAGITADFPLSGSRSIYGATKLASELLIEEYRALYGLKAVINRCGVLTGPWQMGKVDQGVIVLWMARHVFGGPLGYMGFGGHGRQVRDILHVDDLYDLVRLQMADMERFSQGVFNVGGGPGVSVSLRELTGHCRRISGREVALGSAPQTRDADVPYYVTDNAAITEASGWTPRRDVETVLGDIHAWLLDHRAMLAPMFA
- a CDS encoding tetratricopeptide repeat protein, with protein sequence MSDQDFLAVLQQGYQALNEQRVADAALLLEPLIAAHPDEPNLRRLAVLLRFGQGRTEEAAGALLELGRDAPGDQWVWATLLQYLAEAGQGARAIALCREALAAQPGMSDVVRRVAAAAIRLGDYDTVRRMVAIGPAGDPALRYYLGNLVLRSGDWAGGFELYENRWAAEGAERFQPDWTGAPDPTGILLVYDEQGFGDTLQFLRYLPALKRRFEGRVVLRVQAPLVPLVEEMADQVIVRGQPASVIVKPPGTTSISCTPLMSAPWLLNRLGEWVGVASPPYYRPPKALVERAAALLGPKGRRPRVGLVWKGVSRAIPFATLAPLLDDDRVEWVSLQYGEQPGNPALRDTMGGNGLEQVAGLCAHLDLVVTVDTSTAHLAASQGVPTWIMLDKVCCWRWTDRGETSEWYESVRLFRQEVQGDWPGVVARLQTALAERFS
- a CDS encoding radical SAM protein; this encodes MKVLFSNPPWWQGQALYPLPNGAQALVHRAGVRAGSRWPFTFYLPHGPDEWQFGSYLPYPFFLGHAATWCARESGAQVAFRDSIAMRESYDKYYEYLEAERFQYIVMESASPSWDHDKGVIAEIARRLPHTRFIVTGPITSHGEALLDEAPNIQATVRGEYEKGVIKALNGANGVVDFDLLSVAEMNSAPFPYFDDIIAHRYCDTNPHGQQFPQAQVLSSRGCPYKCIFCVWPATMTSNDPDGGGKRIVRQYSADYMEAFLTELVQKYGFRSIYFDDDTFNLGDRHVEKMCKVMRKLNVPWSAMCRADTVSFGMWQEMKDSGCFGVKIGFESGNQDVVDNIVNKKLNLEEARKVAFEIKRVGMTLHGTFTFGLPGETAAQMQDTEDYMASLPLDSCQKSGCAEIEGAPLHTLGRTSNMKAYPGARMDENYSRETDGQLKIEKMRALQA
- a CDS encoding RsmB/NOP family class I SAM-dependent RNA methyltransferase, with protein sequence MTPAARLQAAIEVLSEIEKSAKPADSVASFYFKQRRYIGAKDRRAVAETVWRVLRRRARLDWWLEHLEHPERPDAEGRGGARARVLADMVFEGIRPEPDLFKGPHSAYPPEPPERRVLDMLAGQKSLFHRDMPPHVRGEYPEWMTPRLAALFGERLESEMGAMRDEAPLDLRVNTLKATREDAIRALAKEGIKSEPTALSPIGLRLYARVPLVQVQAWRNGLIEVQDEGSQLVALLTDPKPGQAVVDYCAGAGGKTLALAASMQNKGRLVACDVAEWRVDRAQDRLRRAGVHNVTRRVIEGESDKWIKRSAGSFDRVLVDAPCTGTGTWRRNPDAKWQFAETDLLELVARQGAILESAARLTKPGGRLIYATCSIMREENEERVEAFLAAHPDYRPVPVPEIWTELAGTPCPVPGPWLRLSPLAHGTDGFFAAVLEKAIS
- a CDS encoding NAD-dependent epimerase/dehydratase family protein, whose amino-acid sequence is MSVVIITGSGGLIGAEATRFFGARGFTVVGIDNDMRRYFFGETASTAWARGELRRTVKGYVDCEADIRDCAAIDAIFARYGKAIQAVVHTAAQPSHDWAAQEPQVDFTVNANGTMVMLEAVRKHCPDACFIHCSTNKVYGDTPNALPLVERETRWELDPAHPWAKHGIDESMPIDACTHSLFGVSKVAGDLLVQEYGRYFGMKTACFRGGCLTGPGHSGAQLHGFLSYLVKCAVTGDPYTVLGYKGKQVRDNIHSADLVNAFWHVFQSPKSGAVYNMGGSRHSNCSMLEAIALCEELTGRPMNWTYSDTNRVGDHIWWISSVERFKADYPGWNFTYDIRRILAEIHDAMAERLPRNGTAG
- a CDS encoding glycosyltransferase, whose protein sequence is MMLVYFDTGLMNNLGHHANSARHISAEVRGRDMGCAVFGHAEMESALRDELAAVPWFRFHTYGLYDTDPVCGWLTNFQIVAQGLADDLNRIEGIGPEHMLYFNSVQPPQLMGVVRWAQSRPEDQRPTVVVEFGTDPGLLASETPDGLRFAAMDPRIDSRAVLYRYTARTLSETDRKWLRLATFDAQSSSVYQMLLDFPVGTLPLPQQAICQRLDRRGAARPLTVSFLGHQRPDKGFDKVPAIVARLLAERDDVRVLVHNGEPQGMTAPQAELRAMAAADSRLVLDERAADSALWASLLEQSDLIVCPYNRNRFIASYSAVVSEAMANAIPVVVPEGTTMHSVIREFEEPGTIFREEGADGVFAAIVAALDDYDRLAGLARQASIRWGETRGAKCLVDTLLSWQTAP